The Lysobacter enzymogenes DNA segment CGCCGCGCTCGGCCTGCCCGACGGCGTGCTGGCCTCGCGCCGCTGGCTGGAGGCATTGCTCGACCACGGCGAATGGCCCGAGGCCCTGTCCGGCTGGCGCCGCGCCGCGCTGGAACCGGCGCTGGCGCCGCTGCTGGCCGCGCCGGGCGGCGCCGCCTGAGCCGCGAGGCCGTTGCGGCGAGCCGGGCGCCAGCGCGAATTTTCGCCTCGGGGCTAGCGCGCCCGCCGCAGGCCCGCTAAACTTGCCGCCTCAGTTTCATGTGGGGCCATAGCTCAGCTGGGAGAGCGCGTCGTTCGCAATGACGAGGTCGGGAGTTCGATCCTCCCTGGCTCCACCACTCGATTCACGAAAAGGCCGACGAGCGATCGTCGGCCTTTTTGTTTGCGCGGTTTGCGCGCGTCCCGCGCGGCGCCGCAGCCGGGCATCGCGCGCGGTCGCGCCGGCGTAGCGCCCGGACGGAACTGAGACCGGGGTGCCGAAAGCGCCGCGAAACGCCGGCGACGCCCTCTCCCATGGATCGCATACCCGCTCCGGGCCGCTGGCCGCGGCCGGCTCGGCCGGACCGCGCCTAGACCGGTCCGCCCCTGCGCTATGATGCGCACCGCGGGCACACGGGGTGTGACTGCAAAACACTCTTTACGGACCTACGGAGCACCGCGCCCCGGCGCGCTCCCCCATGCATTAGGAAGGCGATGTCGTACAACGCCGAAACCGCCGGCCCGCTGCGTTCGGCCTCCCGCCTCAAGCTTCGCACGGCGCTGCAGTTCGCGTTCTGCGCGGCGATCTTCGCCGCCAGCCTGGTCCCGGCCGTGCTGACCCTGCGCAAGCAGCCGCCGGATGTGGAGAAGGTGCAGGAACTGCGCAAGCTCGCCGAGTTCCCGAGCGCCTGGGAAGGCGGCGCGCTCGCGATCGACAAGAACTATGTCGCCGTCGACCGCTGGTTCAACGACAACCTCGCCTACCGCAGCCTGATGATCCGGCTGAAGAACCAGCTCGATTACTCGCTGTTCCGCTCCTCCAGCCGGGTCTACTTCGGCAAGCGCCGCGAAATCTACGGCCGCAACCTGCTCGACAACGAGCTGCCGGCGGCCGAGCGCCTGTTCGCCACCGACGAGGCGATCGAGAAGACCCGCAACGGCGTGGCCGCCTTCGACCAGCGCGCGCGCGCCCAGGGCGTCACCGTGATCTGGATCGCGCCGCTGCAGCGCGCGCACTTCGACCAGAGCCGGCTGCCGTTCTTCGCCCCGCGCCTGCCGCAGCCCTCGCGCTTCTTCGCGTTCTACAACCGGCTCAAGCAGACGCCGCAGCTGCAGTTCGTCGATCTCTACGCGCTGATGCGCGCCGAGCAGTCCAACTTCCCGCTGTTCTTCCGCCAGGATTTCCACTGGACCGACCTGAGCGCGCGGCTGGTGGCGATGGACGTGGTCGCGCGCATCGCCAAGCTGGAGGGTTCGCCCAAGCAATGGGCCTACCCGCTGGAAGTCGAGGAAACGCCGTACGTCGGCAGCGACATGCGCTTCGCCGCGCTGCTGCACGCCAAGCCGCTGGTGGAGCCCGGGGTCAAGAAGAACTGGGCCGACTTCCACGTCTACAACGCGCGCAGCACCGCCGAGACCGGGCTGGAGTTCGACACCGACAGCCTGCCGGGCAAGGGGCTGCTGCCCAACACCTGCCTGTTCGGCAACAGCTTCTCCGACGGCATGGTCCGGGTCGGCCTGGGCGACCACTTCGAATCCTTCACCCGTTTCGACCGCAACGGCTCGGTGCTGCAGGCGCCGGAAACGGCCCGCGCGCGCGGCTGCAAGTACCTGATCATCCAGCTGCTCGACATCTCTCCGGCGTGGTCGGTGTTCGCTTCGTAACCCGCCACTTCTTCCGTCTTCCAGCCGCCGAACGCCGATGGTCTTCTCGTCTCCCGCTTTCCTGTTCGTTTTCTTCCCGCTGTTCTTCGGCTTGTATTTCCTGTTGCCGCGCGCGCTGCGCAACGCCTGGATCCTGCTGTCGAGCGTGCTGTTCTACGCGCTGGGCGCGGGCCCGTTCACGCTGCTGCCGCTGGGCCTGGTCGCCGCCAACTGGGCGCTGAGCCACCTGATCGAGCGCTTGCGCGATCGCCGCATCGGCGCGCTGCCGGCCGACCGGCTGGCGCTGTGGCTGGGCGTGGCGATGAACCTGATCCCGCTGCTGCTGTTCAAGTACCTGGTGTTCTTCGCCCAGATCGCCGCCGACTTCCTCGGCCCGATGGCCGCGTTCGATCCGGCCAAGCTCGGCTGGATCCTGCCGCTGGGCATCTCGTTCTACAGCTTCCACTTCATTTCCTACCTGGTCGACGTCTACCAGCGCCACATCCCGGCCGAGCGCAGCGTCGCCAAGTTCGCGATCTACATCTTCCTGTTCCCGCATCTGGTCGCCGGGCCGATCGTGCGCTTCGCCGAGATCAAGTCGCAGCTGGGCATCGAGCGCCGCGGCCTGGTCGGCCGCGACGTGTACTGGGGCCTGCTGATCTTCATCGTCGGCCTGGCCAAGAAGATCCTGATCGCCGACCCGCTGGGTTCGGTGGTCGACGTGGTCCACTCCGGCGACCTGCACCTGTCGACCTATTCGGCGTGGCTGGCCGCGCTGTGCTACTCCTTCCAGATCTACTTCGACTTCTCCGGCTACACCGACATGGCGATCGGCATGGCGCGGATGATGGGCTTCCGCTTCCCGCAGAACTTCGACCGCCCCTACACCTCGCACAGCGTGACCGAGTTCTGGCGGCGCTGGCACATGACCCTGTCGCGCTGGTTCCGCGACTACCTCTACATCCCGCTCGGCGGCAATCGCGGCAGCGCCCAGCGCACCTACTTCAACCTGCTGGTGATCTTCGTGCTGTGCGGCCTGTGGCACGGCGCGGCCTACACCTTCCTGGTCTGGGGCCTGGGCCACGGCCTGCTGCTGGTGCTGGAGCGCGCCAAGCTGCTGCGCCTGCAGAACCTGCCGGCGGCGAACCTGTGGGTGTTCGCGCTGGTGACCCTGTTGTGGGTGCCGTTCCGCTCCAAGGACCTGGCCACCACCGGCAAGCTGCTCAAGGCCATGTTCGGGCTGGAACCGTCGGTGCCGCTGTGGGTCGAGGCCAACCGGATGCTGGCCAATCCCAAGATCCTGTTCCTGCTGGCCCTGGCCGCGTTGATCTGCCTGATCGGCCGCCCGACCTTCGACAAGCTGCGCAGCTTCAGCTTCAAGACGCCGGCGCTGATGCCGGTCTACTGCGCGGTGTTGTACTTCCTGGCCTGCATCTCGGTGGTGGAAAGCGGGTTCAACCCGTTCATCTACTTCCAGTTCTGAGGCCCGACCGCGCCGCGCGGCCGCGCAGGCGGCCGCGCGCGTGCACCCGCACTGGCCTGGGCGCATCAGTCCAGGTTGAGCTGCCACGACACTCCGAAGCGGTCCTGTACCCAGGCGAATCGCTGGCTGAAGCCGTAATTGTCCAGCGGCATCAGCACCTTGCCGCCCTCGCCCAGCGCCTGCGCCAGGACGTCGAGCTGTTCGCGCGACTCGCAGGTCACGAACAGCGAGCTCGACGGAGTGAAGTCGAAGGCGTGCTCGACCGGGCTGTCGCTGCACATCACGGTCAGGTCGCCGAGGGCGAAGCTGGCGACCATCACCGAGCCCTCGGGCCCCTGCTCGCCCGGGCCGTAGCGGCGCACCTCGAGAATGCGGCTGTCGGGGATCAGCGAGACATAGAGGTTCATCGCGGCCTCGCATCGGCCGGCGAACATCAGGAACGGGCAGACCTGGACGGGCATGGCGCGGCCTCGGCTTCGTCGCGACCCGCGGTCGCGGAAGCTGCAGGGTAGCGCCGCCGGCGTTGCCGCGACGGCAAGCGAATCGTGTCGAAGTGTGAAGCCGCGGCGCCGGGCGCGATCCGCGCGGCGCAGCCGCGTCAGGACCGCGCCGCCAGCCGCCGCCGGTTGTGTGCGACCGTTCGCGCGACCGGCCGCAATCCGCTGGCCAACACCGCGTCGCCGGCGCGCGCCGCCTCGCGCCACCAGCGCAGCGGATCGTCGCCGGCCGGGCCCAGCCAGGGTTGCGGGCGCAACCACCAGCCGGCCTGCCACTGCCACCACTGCATCGACATCTGCCACCAGGCGTCGCCGAGCGCCAGCCATTTTTCGTCGACCATGCGCTGCAGTTCGCGCACATCGCGCGCGCTCGGTGCCGACGCCGCGCGCGAGATCGCGCCGAGCCGGCTGGCGATCACCCACGGCGCGTGCTGGCCGATGGCGATCAGTTGCGATTGGGAACGCCGTGCGCTGCGCATCTTCGTCTCCCGGCCGGGCCCAGGCGCGATCCCGGCTCGTGTTGGGTGCCGGCGCATCGCGAATGCGGGCGCCATTGCTGCGGGCCATCTTGGCGCCGCCGGCGTTACCGGGACGTGTCGGGAGCGAGACGCGCGCGGGTCTGACAGGCGCAGAAAACGCGGGGCCGCGCGCGTTATCGCGACGACCGTCGCCATGCCGCGGCCGCGTGTCGCGGCGCGGTCGTGCGGCGGACGCCCGCATCGCCGATTCTGCAATGTCCGCTGGCCGCCGCGGCCAGGCTCGCTTCGCACAAGCGCCGATGCCGCCGCCCTGGCCGGCGCCGACGGACGCCGCGCCCGGCCCGATCGCCGGCGCGCCGCACTCCGATCGCGTCCGACCCTGCAAGACGCGCGCAAGCGTTAATGGGCGCGCCGACGGATCGCTGCGCGACCGCGGCGGGCGTCGCCGGCGACACGGCGCGCCCTTCCCCAGTTCCGACAAGGAGTCTCATGAACCTCAAGCGTTTCGCCCTGTTCTGCGCGCTGGCCTTGGCCAGCCACGGCGCCCTCGCCTCCGGCTGGACCTCGCTCGGCCGCCTCAACGCGCCGACCGGGTTCCCCCAGGCCGGCACCTGCAACCTGCGCGTGATCAACCACTACTGGAGCAGCAAGCCCATCGTCGTGCCGAGCGCGGTCAACCGCTACGGCCCGACCAACGTGCAGTACGCGTTCGCGCTGGATCTGAGCTCGCTGCGCACCTTCACCAGCAACTCGGTGGCGCTGTCGCGGTTCAAGACCGCGGTGGACGCCTACAACGCCACCGCCGGCGCCAAGAGCCTCTCCGCCACCCTCAGCGTCGGCGACTTTCCCGGCGTGAGCATCAACCTGTCCTACGCCGATGCCGCCGGCCTGGTCCAGGGCAGCGGCTGGGGCGTGGCGCCGTCGGAACTGCAGTACTACGAGCTGCAGGAATCCTGCCCGCAGTAAGCGTTCGCGCGGACACGACATCGCGGGGCCCACGGCGGCCCCGCGATGTCGCGCCGCGCCGTCGAAGCTCAGCGCAGCGGGATCGCGATCGGCCGCAACGGCGCCGCGTCGCCGCCGCGGATCTTCAGCGGCCCGCCGATGAAGGCGAACTCGTAGACGCGGTCGCGCGAAAGTTCGTCCAGCGCGATCAGCTCGATGATCGGCACGCCGTGCTGCGCCAGCAGGTAGGTGTGCAGCGGCACGTACTCGCCCTGCACTTCCGACGGGAAGGTTTCCAGGCTCAGATTGTCGGCGCCGAGCACCATCGCCCCAGCTTCTTCGACCAGATAGCGCGCCGCGTCGATGCCCAGGCCCGGCGGCTGGGCGATATAGGCGTCGGCTCGCTCGAACAGCTTCATCCGGCCGGTGCGGATCAGCACGATGTCGCCGCGCTGCAACTGGGTCTTCTGCTTGTCCAGCGCTTCGCGCAGGTCCTGGCGGGTGATGCGGTACTGGTCGGGCAGCATGTCCACGCCCTTGGCCGCGGCGATGTCGAGCATCACCCCGCGCGCGACCAGCGGCGGGAATTTCTCGATCCCGGCCTTGTTCCAGCCGCGGTCGCCGAGGTGCCGGTCGGCTTCGAAACCGTTCCAGATCCGCCCGCCGACGCCGAAGTGGTTGAGCGCGTCGATATGGGTGCCGGTGTGGCTGTACATCGAGAACGCGCTGCCGGTGTAGCTGGTGTGGGCGTTCATCGCTGCGCCGACCTGCATCGGATCGTCGACCCGGGTGCCGCGCGGGGTGTGGGTCATCCAGAACTGGTAGTGCGGATCGCCGGCCGCTTGCCAGCTCGGCATGCCGATGAAGTACTCGGTGGCCAGATCGTAGACCTTGCCGCCGCGCAGGCGGCCGAGCACGGCCGCGCGCGACTGTTCGGTGATCAGGTTGAGCCGGCCGATCTGGTCGTCGGCGCCCCAGGGGCTGCGGCCGACTTCGGCGGCGGAGGCGGACGCGAGCGGGGACAGGGCCAGCGCCAGCGCGACGGCGGCGAGGCTGCGGGGGACGTTCATCGGGAATCTCCATGCGTTCGCGCCGGTGCGGCGCGGATCGGGCGGCGCCTTGGCCGCGTGCAAACAGCATGGGCGCCGCGGCGCGGGCGAAACAGCCGCGCCGGGTGCAGGGACTGTTCGCTGGCGCTCAGCAATCCGCGGCCAGCGCGGCCGGCAGTTCGTCGCCGAGGAAATCGACGAAGGCGCGCACCTTGGCCGGCAGCAGGCGGCCGGTGGCGTAGACCGCGTGCACGTGACGCGGCGGCTGGCGATGGCGCGGCAACAGTTCGCGCAGGCGGTCGGCGGCGATCGCCGGCGCGGCCACGAACGCCGGCAGGCTGCCCACGCCGTGACCGTCGACCAGCAGGTCGCGCAGCAACAGGCTGTTGTTGGCCGCCACCCGCGGCGCCGGCAGGGTGAATTCGCTGGCGCCATCGGCGCCCTGCAGCTGCCACGCGCGCGGCGACTGCGACAGGCTGTAGCCCAGCAGCGCGTGCCCGCACAGTTCCTGCGGCGTGCGCGGCTCGCCGTGGCGCTGCAGGTAGGACGGCGCCGCGCACAGCAGTTGTTCGACCTGGCCCAGGCGGCGCGCGACCAGGCTGGAATCCTCCAGCTCCGAACGCAAGCGCACCGCCACGTCGAAGCCCTCGCCGACCAGATCGACGACGCGGTCGTCCAGCGCC contains these protein-coding regions:
- a CDS encoding alginate O-acetyltransferase AlgX-related protein — encoded protein: MSYNAETAGPLRSASRLKLRTALQFAFCAAIFAASLVPAVLTLRKQPPDVEKVQELRKLAEFPSAWEGGALAIDKNYVAVDRWFNDNLAYRSLMIRLKNQLDYSLFRSSSRVYFGKRREIYGRNLLDNELPAAERLFATDEAIEKTRNGVAAFDQRARAQGVTVIWIAPLQRAHFDQSRLPFFAPRLPQPSRFFAFYNRLKQTPQLQFVDLYALMRAEQSNFPLFFRQDFHWTDLSARLVAMDVVARIAKLEGSPKQWAYPLEVEETPYVGSDMRFAALLHAKPLVEPGVKKNWADFHVYNARSTAETGLEFDTDSLPGKGLLPNTCLFGNSFSDGMVRVGLGDHFESFTRFDRNGSVLQAPETARARGCKYLIIQLLDISPAWSVFAS
- a CDS encoding MBOAT family O-acyltransferase, whose protein sequence is MVFSSPAFLFVFFPLFFGLYFLLPRALRNAWILLSSVLFYALGAGPFTLLPLGLVAANWALSHLIERLRDRRIGALPADRLALWLGVAMNLIPLLLFKYLVFFAQIAADFLGPMAAFDPAKLGWILPLGISFYSFHFISYLVDVYQRHIPAERSVAKFAIYIFLFPHLVAGPIVRFAEIKSQLGIERRGLVGRDVYWGLLIFIVGLAKKILIADPLGSVVDVVHSGDLHLSTYSAWLAALCYSFQIYFDFSGYTDMAIGMARMMGFRFPQNFDRPYTSHSVTEFWRRWHMTLSRWFRDYLYIPLGGNRGSAQRTYFNLLVIFVLCGLWHGAAYTFLVWGLGHGLLLVLERAKLLRLQNLPAANLWVFALVTLLWVPFRSKDLATTGKLLKAMFGLEPSVPLWVEANRMLANPKILFLLALAALICLIGRPTFDKLRSFSFKTPALMPVYCAVLYFLACISVVESGFNPFIYFQF
- a CDS encoding VOC family protein, translating into MPVQVCPFLMFAGRCEAAMNLYVSLIPDSRILEVRRYGPGEQGPEGSVMVASFALGDLTVMCSDSPVEHAFDFTPSSSLFVTCESREQLDVLAQALGEGGKVLMPLDNYGFSQRFAWVQDRFGVSWQLNLD
- a CDS encoding cyclase family protein, giving the protein MNVPRSLAAVALALALSPLASASAAEVGRSPWGADDQIGRLNLITEQSRAAVLGRLRGGKVYDLATEYFIGMPSWQAAGDPHYQFWMTHTPRGTRVDDPMQVGAAMNAHTSYTGSAFSMYSHTGTHIDALNHFGVGGRIWNGFEADRHLGDRGWNKAGIEKFPPLVARGVMLDIAAAKGVDMLPDQYRITRQDLREALDKQKTQLQRGDIVLIRTGRMKLFERADAYIAQPPGLGIDAARYLVEEAGAMVLGADNLSLETFPSEVQGEYVPLHTYLLAQHGVPIIELIALDELSRDRVYEFAFIGGPLKIRGGDAAPLRPIAIPLR
- a CDS encoding LysR family transcriptional regulator, with product MDSLALMRSFRRVVELGSFARAADDLALSAAGLSKQVRQLEARLGTVLLQRTTRRMSLTDGGRLYYAECCRLLDEIDALEQRMRAGSERVDGLLRINAPLSFGLCVLSPLLSRFLAAHPHLRLDLALDDRVVDLVGEGFDVAVRLRSELEDSSLVARRLGQVEQLLCAAPSYLQRHGEPRTPQELCGHALLGYSLSQSPRAWQLQGADGASEFTLPAPRVAANNSLLLRDLLVDGHGVGSLPAFVAAPAIAADRLRELLPRHRQPPRHVHAVYATGRLLPAKVRAFVDFLGDELPAALAADC